CGCATCCAGGTTCTTTATCAGTGGCACACATGAAGCAGTTGTTGGCTTTGTTGAACTCTGAAATCATAGGCATGAACTGAACATATGGCTGTCTGACACAACTACATAAAAATAAagaatttacatttactttgaattAAATGTCATTGCACACCAGACATTTTTAGTATGTCCTCATCCATTTCTTTTCGCAATTGCTCCATGTGTTTTTGAAGGTTCCATATCAATTTGGGAGGGAATGTTGGGGAAGGTCTGTGCAACTTCCTTGGCCATCTATaccaaaaaataaaatagagTTTTTGACATAATTGTCACATTACAGCTAACCATTCAATATTGAAAATATAACTATCAAACCTGCATTCCAAAGACCCCGCAGCTGAAGGTGTCCTGCTGCATGGTGTGAGTTATTTACCCTCCTTTCCACTTTATATCCGCCCAGTCGTCTTTTCCATGGCAGGATCTTCTCATTTTGAAGTGTTCTCTTTTTTATGTAAACATAATGGAATTCTGATTAGTTACAGGCAAATGGATACACAAGCCAAATGTGTATGCTGTTAGTAAAGGTCATTTCCTTTATGCCCCAttctacacacacagcctaaatTATAGGCACTGAACCATTTGCAGGACAATAACAAAAGTAGCATATAACATCCAACCCGATCACAGAGTGAATAAATGTAGAGTGTTTGTAGACTTCAAGAAAAAAAAATGAAGTGACAGTTTCATCAGTATGTGCTTAATAAAGAAAGTCATATCACAAAGATCACAGATGACAGTGCCCACCAAATCTATGACAATAGAGAATGAAAGAACCAAAGTGTGTTTGTcaaaataatatctgaaaatgtcagTTGTTGAACATAATACTGCTATTTGCAATAGAATTTATGATATATGCAGTTGAGGAATATTACAATGCCACTTCAtacaatgtttacataccctacattactcatctcatatgtatatactgtcctctataccatctactgcatcttgccatctttatgtaatacatgtatcactagccactttaaactatgccaatTTTATATGttcacataccctacattactcatctcatatatatattctgtactcaataccatctactgcatcttgcctatgccgttctgtaccatcactcattcatatatttttatgtacatattcttcattcctttacacttgtgtataaggtagttgtgaaattgttaggttagattactcattggttattactgcattgtgggaactagaagcacaagcatttcgctacactcgcattaacatctgctaactatgtgtgtgacaaataaatttgatttgatttagatttgatttgacatgtacCAACACTACATGTAGGACAGACATAAGACATTCCACATACAgtattttttaacttattttatttttatttcacctttatttaaccaggtaggccagttgagaacaagttctcatttacaactgcgacctggccaagataaagcaaagcagagtgacacaaacatcaacacagagttacacatggaatgaacaaatgtacagtcaataacacaatagaaaagtctatatacagtgtgtgcaaatgaagtaagattagggatgTAAGGccataaataggccgtagtggcgaaataattacaatttcgcaaataaacactgaagtgatagatgtgcagaagatgaatgtgcaagtagagatactagggtgcaaaggatcaaaaataaaaaataaatataaataagataaaaaacaatatggggatgaggtatttacagatgggctatgtacaggtgcaatgatctgtaagctgctctgatagctgatgcttagaGATAGTGAGgtagatatgagtctccagcttcagtgatttttgcaattcgttccagtcattggcagcagagaactggaaggaaaggcagccaaaggaggaattggttttggaggtgaccagtgaaatatacctgctggagcgagtgctacaggtgggtgctgctatgctgaccagtgagctgagataaggcggggctttacttagcaaagacttatagatgacctggagccagtgggtttggcgaccaATATGAAGCGAgcaccagccaacgagagcatacaggtcacagtggtgagtagtatatggggctttggtgaagaaacggatggcactgtgatatactgcatccaatttgttgagtagagtgttggaggctattttgtaaatgacatcaccaaagtcaaggatcggtaggatagtcagttttacgaaggtatgtttggcagcatgagtgaaggatgctttgttgcgaaacaggaagccgattctagatttaattttggattggagatgcttaatatgagtgtggaaggagagtttacagtctaaccagatacctaggtatttgtagttgtccacatattctaagtcagaaccgttcagagtagtgatactaggcaggcgagcaggtgtgggcagcgatcagttgaagagcatgcatttagttttacttgcagttggaggccacggaatgagaGTTGTATGGTCAGTTAAcacggtgtccaaagaagggccaggagtatacagaatggtgtcgtctgcatagaagtagatcagagaatcaccagccgcgagagcgacatcattgatgtatacagagaaaagagtcaacccgagaattgaaccctgtatcacccccatagagactgccagaggtccggacaacaggccctccgatttgacacactgaactctatctgagaagtagttggtgacccaggcgaggcagtcatttgagaaaccaaggctgttgagtctgccagataagttcctaacttccctgaaaagttgtatattgcgggggctattcgatgctaattaGCAACAGTGAGTGATAATttgggtgagattgagggcatctagcttagattgtaggacggccggggtgctaaacatatcccagtttaggtcacctaacagtacaaactctgaagataaatagggggcaattaattcacatatggtgtccagggcgcagctgtgggctgaggggggtctgtaGTAACAAGCATCAACAGTGAGTGACTTATTTCTGGaatggtggatttttaaaagtataaactcaaactgtttgggcagttcgaccttctacttttaaaaagacctggatagcatgacagaactctacaggctgtctctgcagtagattgcaactccaccccctttggcagttctgtcttgGCGGAAAAGgtatacacatacatagacaTTTTTCAGCTCTGATTTTACCACTCAGAATCCAGAATGGATATGACAATGGGGCCAGCACAGGATGTAATAATCCCTTACAACAATCTACTTTTTGTTCTTCTTGACTTGTTATCTGGTAAACTGCTACTATGTGTCAAGAAAAGAGCCCCAATTAGGGGTTTGTGTACTCCAGTAAAAAAGGGCTGGTTTAGATGAAAAACTATTGCCCTGTGTCCCCATTCATAGGGGCATGAGAGACTAGTCAGTGGTAGAATTGAGTTGGCACTTTATTGGCCCAAACACCCATAGAACCACAAGGTTGAGGTTACTCATGGACAGTAATTAGTAATACACTTTTTTTTGCATTGATGCATTGTGTCTTCTAACTGTCCAAGAATAGGATCCAAAGTGTTAGGAAATATTTGTTCCCATAAATACAAAGGAGAATGTCTCTCCTCATACCTCTGGCACTTTAGTCAGACTGCCAGACTGTGCACCACAATGAAGAGAGGATACATACAGGTCAACAGTGCCAattgaaagtcaaggggtgtgtctGTGCCTTCTGGATTACTCTCTTTACAGAGAACCCCTGTGGTTCAAGTCTGCTCTGCACATGTCTGAAAGTGACAGAGCCAGCAGCCAAGAGAGTTTTTCACAGTATGTCATAAAAAAGTATTACACTTATGAATGTATGTAAAATGCTAATATGTATTAGATCCAGTACAATGGAATAACTAACACCTGAATTTGAATGCAGCGTGTTCTgattcctccttctctttctgtccagcAGGGTCAACCAAAAACACTTGGCCTGATGGTTCATGCAGAAACTGTGGAAGCAATATAGGAATGTATTGATCCCTTAAATTATTGTACTATTAAATGACCCACATCACAACCCTCATACCTCTTCACAAAAATGTACCTAAATCAATTTTGGAAAAAGGATTTTACTCACAAAAGACATAGGAATTTATTTTCCCAGTTAGAAATAGTAGACCATGCATCAAATAACTATTTTCATCAGAAAAAACAAACCCTCAAATGCAATATTGCATTTTGTAAGTTGTCTGCAGGTGGCTTGTTGTGACTGCACTCAAATATCAAGTCATTATCACGTTATGTAAACTGCGTTCTAATACTCAACATAGAAGGATTTgtcttaatgtacagtatatgaaagTGATGCTATAAAAAGGATTATTTCACGTTATCAAGCTCACTGTGACTGACAAATCACTGCCTATTACTGTGATTAAAAAGAGCATATGAAACACTGTTTTTCATGAGGCCTACCTGTGCGCCTTCCTTTAAGCACCTCTGTTTTAACACCTCTCCTGACCTTGATCCATACCACATACAGCTATTTGCAGATCTTTTCAGTGTCCATGTGAAAGATAGCTATTGCGAAGATGGAAcaagggtgtgcaatatagaagggtagtcagtggacattctgaacatTGCTTGAAGTCACCAGGTCACATGActaaggagctattgaaattctacaTTTTGAAGAATTCACACAAAATCTTGTGAGATGAAAattgacaaactaaagggtgtgcaatacaGAAGaatagtcagtggacattctgaaccttgtttgaagtaagtatgtcacatgaccaaggagctattgaaattttaaTGTAAAAAAAGTTTGTACTTTGTTCACGCTCCCTAACTAATTCAACTAGGATTACGAAACGCTGCTCacagttccacatgtttattagctTTGGAAAGCAAATTCATGTCTAAATCGTTAAAATAAAACTTGTGCAATGTTGTGCgcaatttttccaacatcatgacacttatttggattctgtggctcaagtggtttgaaagcgCGAATATCCGTCGAATATCGAACttgaaactgtctttacctcggtCGGTAAGATTCATAATAAAAAAttatgtgacaggtgaaatgaacgCGATCTTCTTTATCTCCTAACATATTGCACAATTTGACTTCAGGTATTTACTTAGAAAGTACCAACAAATATTCACATTTATAATAACAAAAACGAAGAAATTGTTttgacggtattgaaaaaccatcccatggctatttccaaatacctcgTTATACGGTATGCCGCCCAAGGCTACTAATTACCTGTAATTATAATCTCCCTAGCCACCCCGGACCTGTGATGACTACTGGCTGAATTCAGACCCTGCAAAAGCCTGTGGAACCGTTTCCATAACTACTATAGGCATGGCACATCCCCTCCTGCTGGCAGTGGAAGGAAGACTACTACACATGTCGAGAGTGGGAGAAGAACCCAAGTCCAGAGACCAAGGTACAGTTGAGCACTCAATCATCACTTTGAAATGGCCTAAGCAGCACAGGAACCAGCAATCCTGCATTTACAGGGAAAATGCCATCGACATCCAGAAATATTGGCTACAGTTTGCTTATGAACAGGATATTGTGAAAGATCTCTCTTGCACTGTCCCCTAACCAACTCTGCCTGTCCTCCCCCTACCCCGGGAGTCATTACAGCAGAGTGAGAGGAACCGGATGGTGGAGCAGAGAAAGTTCACCCCTGTGTGGGACCTGAGACGAGATCCACCCAGAGACTGGCACATGGCCCTGCACCAGGGGAAGCCCCTGGATTCCCAGTCTTAACCATCCCGAGTTAACACTGCCATGGCCCTAAACATGGCCAAACCAACCACAATGTAGCATCTAAGGTCTGTTTAGTTACGTAAACTAAATCACAGTAGAGTTACAAACTAAATCACAGTATAGTTGTGGCTAGTAAACCATGACCGTGGCTTATTCAGACTAATCTATTGACATTGCATCTATAATTGTTATGTATAGAGCTGGTAAAAGTTGTATTTGTTCATGACAGAATGTCTGTTCTACACAATTTATTACATCTGAATGTTCTGTAACTTAGCTGAAAATGCCCCCTGCAGAGGGTGTGAATGCTTTTTGTTTTAAACACTATTAGTTCAGTTGGCTGGGGAAAAGCCTGCTCTCCAGGACCACCAGAACCACTCTGTCATAAATGGTTTCTTCCCAGAGGTGTCCAGTGTACTCCAATGGTATTAGGAGAGTGTACCTCTACTgcttgtgtaaccgatgtgaaatggctagctagttagcggggtgctaatagcatttcaatctgtgatgtcactcgctctgagaccttgaagtagttgttccccttgctctgcaagggctgcagcttttgtggagcgatgggtaaggatgctttgagggtggctgttgtcgatgtgtgcagagggtccctggtttgagcccaggtaggggctaggagagggacggaagctaaactgttacactTGAAAGTCACAGCGTTCTACACCGAGATCAATAACACAAGTATTGATTGTGAAAATGTGCTTTGTAGTCTTTCCATAAGTTATACAAATTAAGATATGCGTGAGCAATATACTGAGCAATGATATCCACTcactggacagtttattaggACCCCCCTTGCCTCCAGAgcagcctgaattctttggggcattctacaaggtgtctgaaacattccacagggatgttggtccatgatGACGCGATGGCATCgcacagttgctgcagattggacggcGGTACATTTAATGTTGCAAAACAGCTCATTCCTGCTCATCCCTAAGATggtctattgggttgaggtctggggactgggcaggccactcaagtaaactgaCCTCGCTGTTCCAGGCAATGTTTTCCACTGCTCAATTTTCAAGTGTTGGTGaccgcgtgcccactggagccacttcttgtttttagctgataggagtgtaACCCGGTGTGGCCGTCTGCtacaatagcccatccgtgacaaggatcaatgagttgtgcgttccgagatgccatTCTGCATATTACTGTTGTACTGCACCGTTATTTGTCCCTTTGTGGACCGCCTGTTAGCTTggacgattcttgccattcttcgATCGATCTCATTATTGAGCTGTTTTCTCCCACAGGActgaatgttttttgtttgttgcaccattctcggtaaaccctagacacttgtgtgaaaagcccaggagggcggCCATTTCTGATACAGGGTCCGGcgcgcctggcaccgacgatcatgcCACACTCAGTCACTTAGatcacttgttttgcccattctaacgttcaatcgaacagttcaaatccccgagctgacaaggtacaaaatctgtcgttctgcccctgaacaggcagttaatccactgttcctaggccgtcattgaaaataagaatttgttcttaactgacttgcctagtaaaataaaggtcaaatatttttttatattttttttaagtaggAGCAATCCATTTTcatgaacggggtggtgtacctaacaaACTGGCCGGTGAGTGTATTTTGGTGAAAATAATTACTGTATTGGCATAAGGGTAACAGCACCATACCATACAATATTCTGGGTCGCACCAGTGGTCTGACTTTTTTTAATACTGTCTAGGTCATTGTGTGGAAAGACTCAAGTGAGCGCTTGTATGTTTCTCTACCTATTGAAATGGAGGCCAGTGTTTCTGTAACACCATTACACGGGCTCTTTGTCTTTATTATTTCACAGGATAACTCATCTACAGTCTGTTATATACATTCAAATgtatataataaaaataaattaaaaagttAATCCTTTTTCAACCCTCTGGTATGTTTTACTTACTGGTTGTATTTAAACTATGATGTTTATGAATGTAACAATACAGTACAGAATGTGAATCACTTTATGAGTGTGAATTGAAACTTGTTCCATGACAGGGCAGTTGTCAATACGATGAATATGACCGGGTCATGGTCCTCTGGTCGGTAAGCGGTTGAAATACCCTTTGAATGAGACATCCATCCACTATTGGTGGCAGGGAGGTTGTTCTAGCTTTCATGTCTAAACTATTTTCATGAACATGCTCGTCAAATATTTAGTCTGTCCAAATCATGTAAAGACCAGGGGATGTAATAACCATGTCAACACATGTTATGCCCACAATGTTAATGCTGCCACCCTCTCACTGGGTGTAGACTTTGGTGATGTTGTTGTATTTGCCTTCAGGTGCCTCATACTGGGCCTTGGGCGGTGTGTAGCTGGGTCCCTGGTGGTTGAAGGGGAAGAGCAAGGGGTCTGGCCTCAGTGCTGCCTGGTAGAGCTCCTCTGACTCCAGCCTCAGCTCCTCCAGAGCCTCCCTCTGGGCCTCCACAGCCAGGCCTACTGCCTCCATCTCTGCCCGGTGTTGGGTCTGCTCGTAGCAGAAAGTCAAAATGTGGCACAGAAACTGGGTATATCAAAATGTCTACAAAGAAGGTACTGTCAATGGCTGCTCACTGATTTCTGCTTCCAAATATGACTGTAGTGATAGTTTAAACCAACAATGGCTTACAAGATCACATTTACCTGTTTGTAGCGGGACCACTCCTTCAGCAGTAGAGCCCGACGTTCACTCTCCTCAAAGGGAAGTTGAGGAGCACCACGCACCCTAGGAAAAATGAACAAATAGAATAGGGACCTATTCAGGTGTACATTAGGACAGAGAAATTAATTTGGAATGCACTAATAGTGTGTCACTCAACAGAACAATCAGTTAAGCACAGCATCATACTCAATTTCAATCCATCAGCTGATTTTGGTGTGTTTCTAAGACTATTGCTGGAGATCACTATGGTAAGCAGGGTTCAAACTAAGCCACTATTGACTGTTGGGAGTGAAGCAACAGTAAATATTCCAAGCTTATGGATGTGCCTACTTCAATGGTAGGGTGTGCCCACCATAGTAACTCATGGGGGTGCCCAGATTTTGTATGGGAATGTCAGCCACTCCATTAATTTAAACACTAAAGGTGGGTGAGCCATACCTGGTCTCGTCCATGTATTTGGCTGGGGTTGTGAAGTCTTCAATGGGAATGAGCTCAGGAGGAACTCTCTCCAGCTTCTTCAATttcttcttcagtctctctctcaccatctgcTCTCTACGAGGGTccactttcttcttcttcttgggctCTGCTCTGTTAGAGCACACGCAGGCAGAATGAGTGAAAGTTGAGCTTGTAGTGCATTTATAACAAATGGTGCCTAAGGGAACTGCAAAGAGAGTCTGAAAGTGCACTAGAGAACAAACCCTTTATAGACAAAAGGATTTTCAACTTACCTTAGTGGCGCAGATGTCTTCAATGTGAGGACAGATGCAAACCAAGGACCTTGACTGACATGACCGTCCACTCCCATCAAAGAGCTGTGCAGAACAACATACCAAATCAGAGGAAGGGGAGAACTACTAGTTAGCTCAAGCTAGCTACTGTAACAGATCAAGTCAAGCTTTATaaagcacatttcagacatgcaATGTGATGTGCTTTACAGGAAAAAACTaatgaaaataaaagctgaagtatttactacacaacaaacatgatAAAAAACAATAGGAATGACAAACTGAACAACCaaaaagcaccctaaggaaagGCAAAGCTGAAAATATGTTTTAAGAACTCTTTATGTCTACAGTTTCAGCCCCCCTCAGGTacactattccagaggctggggacataataactaaCAGCTGcctgcctcttggtcctaggctttgggatagttaaaaggccagtgccagaggacctgagggacctactgggtacataacttaaatgcatgtctgacatgtattggggtgcacaattgtggattgatttttttttttaaacaatagaaTTATCTTAAAATTCATTTAAAAACTAataggcagccagtgcagagacctctccatctggtcttggtcagtattCACGCTGctgcattctgtatgttttgcagttgaccaatggctttctaaggtagaccagacaggataGCATTACATTAGTCAaacctgcttgtaataaaagcatggatgagtctctctgtatcaccCTGAGAGAAATGGTcgcaccttggcaatgttccttAGGTGGtaaaaaaagctattttggtcacattcctaatgtgtgattcaACATTTTGTTCAGAATCTAAAACAACACCTAGGTTATGTACCTGGTATTTATTTGTATTGCCAGTGAGTTAAAATGTGCAGCTTGAttttctctctgtgctttggctccaacaataagtacctcGTCTTGTGTTGATTTAGCTtgaggaagttgtgagccatccaagtatttaaatcactaatacagtctaataatttATCCGTGGAGCTAAAATCTTCTGGTGACACAGGAATGCAAATGTGTGTATTGTCTGCGTAGCAGTGAAAATCAAAACTGTGCCTTCTGATAACACTGCCAATAGGTAAAatatataaactgaacactaccAGACCCTAAATCGAACCTGGTGGAACTCCACTGCAGTGAATAGATAACGTAGTTAGCTAACTGGCTTAGGTTTTAGCATACAGCTGGATGAGAAAAGAAAACATGTTCCAACTgctgtagctaacgttagctagctttccTATGCTAACCAGAATTGCATGAGACAACtcacctaacgttagttggcacTGCAGTCTGTCGGGACAATACCCTACACAGGGCACGCGATACAGCAATGGACATGATCGATATACTATGATTACTATTCAATCAAATCAGATGAAAGTTATTCATGTGTATCAACACATTTTATCATTGCGGTCCCCTTGACAGCCGCAGGACGGAAGTGCAACTTGAAACAGACGTAAATTTAGCTCGAGCTTCAGATGGACACTTTCGATCCCATTGTTGTAGCTCGCCTCGCTCACTTTACGTTGCAACTCGGTCTCAGAGCATGTCGTATTATTATGCACGTAAATACAcgccatttcgtatgatatgttacgtttagtatgatatgttacgtttagtATGGTTGCATAAAACAGATGGTTACTTAGGTGGTTGGTTgaggtg
This window of the Oncorhynchus tshawytscha isolate Ot180627B linkage group LG12, Otsh_v2.0, whole genome shotgun sequence genome carries:
- the mrpl40 gene encoding 39S ribosomal protein L40, mitochondrial isoform X1, whose protein sequence is MSIAVSRALCRVLSRQTAVPTNVSSLMGVDGHVSQGPWFASVLTLKTSAPLRAEPKKKKKVDPRREQMVRERLKKKLKKLERVPPELIPIEDFTTPAKYMDETRVRGAPQLPFEESERRALLLKEWSRYKQTQHRAEMEAVGLAVEAQREALEELRLESEELYQAALRPDPLLFPFNHQGPSYTPPKAQYEAPEGKYNNITKVYTQ
- the mrpl40 gene encoding 39S ribosomal protein L40, mitochondrial isoform X2, which translates into the protein MFLSLMGVDGHVSQGPWFASVLTLKTSAPLRAEPKKKKKVDPRREQMVRERLKKKLKKLERVPPELIPIEDFTTPAKYMDETRVRGAPQLPFEESERRALLLKEWSRYKQTQHRAEMEAVGLAVEAQREALEELRLESEELYQAALRPDPLLFPFNHQGPSYTPPKAQYEAPEGKYNNITKVYTQ